The stretch of DNA TTcctgagcatgtccattactgtctggcaggtatgtactaaaatcattttatggtggataacccctttaagtattaaaaCTATGCAAATGTCAACCCTCCTTTCCCTGTCACCTCCTCTGTCTGTTAGGGTGCATACATGTTGAAAGCTTATCTTCTGAATCTGCTCTGAAATTCAGCaacacagtacagtacaatgtAAGAAAAGGGTGTGTCACACAAGGCATATCTTTTCATTCAATCagttccattcatttcaatggggttATTTCAATGGCACGCACATGGATTTCCATTCTGACGAATTAGAAAATTCTGTAACAAATCCATCGTCTATgaattcaccttaaaggggtactctgaatttttttttaaatcaactggtgccagaaagttaaacagatttgtaaatgacttctatttaaaaatcttaatccttccagtacagtatatcagctgctatatactatagaggaagttctttactttttaaatttctttccagtctgaccacagtgctctctgctgacactgctgtccattttaggaactgtccagagtagcagcaaattccccatagcaaatctgtcctgctctggacagttcctgaaatggacagaggtgtcagcagagagcaccgtggccagactggaaggaactgcacaacttcctctgtagtatgtaatagctggtactggaaggattaggatttttaaatagaggtaatttacaaatctgtttacctttctggcaccagttgatttaaaaaaaaaaaaaaaaatgttttccaggggagtacccctttaacctattcaggacgccctgcatcccgagtcttaTACGCATCCCGCATCCCGAGtcctatgcatacgccctgcatcccgagtctttaaggacgtagggcgtatggatatgcccgtggcaggggcggacacagacagcagagggcccctgtgcaaagaatgtgcctgggcccccccccccccagcactgttcCCCCTCATGTACCTGgaccccaccggagtgcctccacttaccccgcccgtgtagtgtcgccacttgccttgtccaccacaggtggatggaacggctcctgaggtgggctccgggtggcccctgtccctctcagtgtgcggaccaggccccatgagtactcccccgggtcagcctgacccgtatctagctggaaggcagagggcagtgctcccctttacactcgcaccccttgacttagcacgacaccccttggcaccccctggttccttagctccttagtaatagaagtgacttacaggcagggccagactgggaccaaaaataagcccaggcattttaaaataaactgcccatttttatagtgggggtctgactcatgggacccccaccaatcaccttggttcaagtggctccccagatgttggaaagctgcaactcccatcatgtctgaagtgactacagctgatgggacagtcaggaaactacacaatgatatcagtgactacagctctgatgggacagttaggaaaatacacaatgatatcactgacctgagtgacgtcttctctgttgtctttacttttcttcttcctctggtccagacaccaggatttcttccatcttctctgcagagtctgacacctggacatcattggttccttaatttgtcagtagatcctcatcctctgtatgatgacaataatcattataactttgccaaatactgtaccctctgaatataatactgccaaccactgtaccccctgaatactgccaaccactgtaccccctgaatactgccaaccactgtaccccctgaatataatactgccaaatactgtaccaaccactgaatcatcccatacaccccacgcactccatcctcagtctcctcatcaccccatataccccatgcaccctatcctcagtctcctcatcaccccatacaccccacgcaccctatcctcagtctcctcatcaccccatgcactccatcctcagtctcctcatcacccccatataccccacgcatcccatcctcagtctcctcatcacctcatgcactccatccttagtctcctcatcaccccatataccccacgcaccccatcctcagtctcctcatcaccccatacaccccacgcactccatcctcagtctcctcatcaccccatacaccccatgcactccatcctcagtctcctcatcaccccatgcactccatcctcagtctcctcaacacccccatacaccccacgcactccatcctcagtctcctcatcaccccatataccttaagcacctcatcattattacacagctcacacacccCCACCCCCCGGTCCTTCTCATCAGGGCGccgtcagaaattttggggcccgttacacaggtcaaggcccccttcaacccctccccgccctcaggtaatttttagattgcatatacttaccaatgctgtgccatagcacagaattgatcagtgttattggcgctaccttactacaggctgttgaagctttctgcactaatggagcacagatcagacgagccggaggcagataggtaccctccgctgagttgatcgggacaccacaattttgctgtggtcctgatcagctcctctgggctatctggcaacctattttcatacttttagatgctgcaatgaactttgattgtggcatctaatgtggttaatgctggacatcaccctgattggtgaactctggcattagccacatgtcccagctctaaccaaccggttatgaagcatagaactggagggggacaggacgtacatttacaccctgcaaccttaaggaaatacacatatacagcctcatATGCGTACACAGCCTCCATCGCAAGAAtccttgtcagttattttatgtatttgcatgtattcagaattagtagtgttagttttgtagtcacactagggttgccacctttccctcagaaaaataccggtcatgggtgtggctatgtgggggtggagctacaaagggggaggggccagattgcacaggggctgagggatctggggtttaagaaatggcacgggggatgggaggggggtttaagaaatggcataggggattggagggatacaatatatatgcggggggaattttcctatatcgcacaaaaaaatttacatttagagaatacctaccaaaaccctatttatgccagcggcggcggtagtggtggtgcgcgacagcaacgctggctctctgtgatgacgagtgacgtccccctgcgcaacgtcagataaacaggctaatcagacagtatcacacatgacagatttggatatacaggctcagcagacagtatcacacatgacaggattagatatacaggctcagcagacagtatcacacatgacagatttagatgcacaggctcagcagacagtatcacacatgacaggattagatacacaggctcagctcacagtatcacacatgacagatttagatgcacaggctcagcagacagtatcccacatgacagatttagatgcacaggctcagcagacagtatcccacatgacagatttggatatacaggctcagcagacagtatcccacatgacaggattagatacacaggctcatatcccacatgacagatttggatatacaggctcagctcacagtatcacacatgacagaattagatacacaggctcagcagacagtatcacacatgacaggattacatacacaggctcagcagacagtatcgcacatgacaggattagatacacaggctggctcagcagacagtatcccacatgacaggattagatacacaggctcatatcccacatgacagatttggatatacaggctcagctcacagtatcacacatgacagaattagatacacaggctcagcagacagtatcacacatgacaggattagatacagagcgcagcagatagtttcacacattaaaacattaaatcagtgttttccaaccagggtgcctccagctattgcaaaactacaactcccagcatgcccggacagccaaaggctgtctgggcatgctgggagtaatagttttgcaacagctggaggcaccctggttgggaaacactgcattaaatacacaattttgcagagaggtctcaccagtctcttgtcttcactttctcctttccccgggcggctccaggttaaggaatgtccggggttgaggaggaatggggtgggcaattatttatcccatggggccacatgagaaactaaaaatattgtggagggccgggtagttgtcccccagatcaggcagcatagttgtcccccaggttaggagcatagttgtcccccagattaggagcatagttgtcccccagattaggagcatagttgtcccccagattaggagcatagttgtcccccagattaggagcatagttgtcccccagttgtcccccagattaggagcatagttgtcccccagttgtcccccagattaggcagcatagttgtcccccagattaggcagcatagttgtcccccagattaggagcatagttgtcccccagttgtcccccagattaggcagcatagttgtcccccagattaggagcatagttgtcccccagattaggagcatagttgtcccccagattaggcagcatagttgtcccccagattaggcagcatagttgtcccccagattaggagcatagttgtcccccagttgtcccccagattaggcagcatagttgtcccccagattaggagcatagttgtcccccagattaggcagcatagttgtcccccagattaggcagcatagttgtcccccagattaggcagcatagttgtcccccagattaggcagcatagttgtcccccagattaggcagcatagttgtcccccagattaggcagtttacccccccccccctacacacacacacatatatacacagacacatagagacacatacacagacacatgtatacagacacatataatcacatacagacacatatatacacagacacatatatacacagacacatgtatacagacacatataatcacacagacacatatatacacacacacatatatacatacacacacacatatatacacagacacatatatacacagacacatatatacacagacacatatatacacagacactcacccgccctgcgcagcagatggtgacagaatacacggcctctcctcttctcccctccctgctctgcctatggagggttgtaagactgcacggggcagagggaaggagggggaggggagagaggagacaggaggtcacgccccctccccagcactgtacagtctcttcctgtcatcgcacggagctctccctgtcacaggctggtggtgtcagacctgggcattgtacggccggtcatgaaagcagtgctcttctggggatgctgctccgtccgcccctgtcagtgaatgaaaaataccggccattgcatggccggtatttttcatccaaacttaccggcacagcccggaatgtagatgaaaataccggctgtgccggtaaaataccggcagggtggcaaccctaagtcacactcattattagtatattattgagagttttagcacactccaaaacatcaatgtcagccactatacacaaacactgccactatatagacacacactgccatcatacacacatatacagccactatacacaaacactgccactatatatacacacactgccatcatacacacctatacagccactatacacaaacactatatAGACTGCCCGGCACACTTACGCCTACCACATCATATGCCCTCCCCCCACCTCTCCCAATAATGATAGACAACATTATTCTTTtactgggctgggtggtggtcacagctcaatTTATTAAATAACAGACTATTAACTCTATAACTGCTGCACTGCAGCAACCTACCTACTTCAGCCGAAGCGGTATTGCCAGCCGCCGGACTCCCGGCGGGCAAAAGTGCCTAGGGCCATCACTTCTCAATTCTCCTCTCCTCAGGCCAGCTGTGACTTGCATATAAAGAAAACTACAGTCAGGAACAATAGACAGCAAACAACTGTCCAAATAACAAAGTGCAAAAGTAAAAAGTGCCcataaagtaatatatatatatatataaatataaaatttttctttatattttttttttttttttttttttttttttataaataaccaTCTTTCTttgtaaatttttcttttttttttttcttttttttttttctttttttctttttttttttttttaaaaggggtaacaaAGACCATGCACCTCACAACAAAATGCACAGCCGAGAAGAATACAAAGTGACACCAACAAACGTAAAaaacagggagggagggagggaagctgTCTTCTCAGGGGCGCTGGTGAGTACAAAAGGACTAACCAGGGGGTGGGGTGGACCTAAATATATCCTGGGCGTGCCTTAATTCCCCTCCTACTAACCCGGgaaagcaggggggagggggaactatCCTGGGCTCTATGTTAACCCTTACCGTCCCGTGCAGTCAGGGCCACCTATCCCTAAACGGGCAGGTAACCTACAGACTGCCCGGCACACTTACGCCTACCACATCATATGCCCTCCCCCCACCTCTCCCAATAATGACAGACAACATTATTCTTTtactgggctgggtggtggtcacagctcaatTTATTAAATAACAGACTATTAACTCTATAACTGCTGCACTGCAGCAACCTACCTACTTCAGCCGAAGCGGTATTGCCAGCCGCCGGACTCCCGGCGGGCAAAAGTGCCTAGGGCCATCACTTCTCAATTCTCCTCTCCTCAGGCCACCGAGGAGCCCGTGTACTCCTACACGGTGCTCCGACCCCCACCAAGCAAAAACAAGGCCTGCTCCAAACCATCTTGTAAGCCCGACAAGAAGATGTCCAAGCCTATATCATTCAAGTGAACCCCATCAGAGATCATAAACCGTCTGTTATCACCCTCAAGCTCCCGATGACGGACCACCACTCCACCCTTTTGTCGCACAAACCGGGCCATACGAGAATTCACCAAACGCCGTGAACGCTCGATGGCCTCAGCATTGCGAGCACCCTGCCAGGATACTCTAGGCACTATCTCGGACCATACTAAAACTAAATCGGGAAAAAAGCCAGAAAACCGTTCAACATCGGCTTTCATTAAAGTAATCAAATCGGGAACCCGGGAATAACAGAGATCATTCCCGCCCGCGTGTACCACCAAAATTACACCAGAACGGACGGTTCTAGCAATGTCCACCACTTCAGTAAGGACCCGTGTCCAACGCATACCTGGGATCCCCCTCCAGTGAGGCTCAACATTGCCGCATCCCAACGATCTCCCACCCGGCCGGCAATCAGCTCTCTGCGCGGCCCGGTGGAAATAAGAGTGGCCCAGGAAATAAACCATCGTCCTCTGCACAtctaaaaaaggagaaaacaagTTATAACAACAACTCAGGGCGTACATATCGCGCATAACAACCAGAGCGCCAACGGCCAATACGCTGTATCGCATCCACTGATAAACCTGCCCTGGACGCCTCCGTAGCAGCGCCTATCCGAAAAGAGTGCGTACCAAACTCAGCAGCCGGAGCACCCAAAAACCGCAAACAACCCTTGAACACTGCCTGAAATTGAAAACGCGTCAAAGGAAAACCATCAGCATGCGTGAAAAATTGGCGGCCAGGAACCCGAACAGCCAAAAACGACGACACCGCCCGCACTGGACAAACCGGACCGTCCACTGCGATAACTCGCACCCAAGCTCCCTGACCCACCTGATCAGTTTTCAAGCGTCGAATCCGCAGTTGCAAAACTCCATTGGAACACAACACGTCATCCTGTAATAAACCACCGTCCCCGGCTTTTGAAGCCGGAACCAACTCGCCGATGCGCAGCGCGGCAAAAAACATAACACAAAAAGCGGCCGAATACAACTCGGACTCATAGATCGAAGAACAACAACTGCGGGTAGCCGGCAAAAGAGAAGCCAATAACAAAAACGAAACAGGCCTGCGAGTTTCACGCCGCACATGAGTGCGCTGCCAACCCTTCAAGGCCTGCTGAAATAAAAACCGTTTCGAAACATCTTCCCATCCCAATAACTTAAAATAAAAACTTATCCCAGCTAGCCGTCGCCGCGCTACAATTGCGGACACCTGTAAATCACGCAACCACAACACATAATCCACCGTAACCGCTACGCGGTTGTCAACAGAGGTAGCCACCTCCCGCCCAGCCAGCAACGCACACCACTCAGCCCACGCCTTACCATGTCCCGCCCATGTAGATGCCGCCAGCGACGATTCCACCAGTGGGATCAGACGTTGCTCGGCAGGGCCCAGACCAATGGGGGGCAAGGGAGCCCTTCCAACGCAGCATCCGGACACATCCTCCGAAAATCCTGAAACTGAAAACGAGAAAGGGAATCAGCAATCACGTTATCAACCCCAGCTACGTGGCGAGCTTTAAACCAAACGTTCAACTCCAAACACCGAAGAACTAAATGCCGGATCAAAGACAAAACCGGAAGGGAGGAAGAAGACAAACCATTTATGCAATGAACCACACTCAGATTATCTGTCCAAAAACAAACCCGCTTATTGCTAAATCGTACACCCCACAACTCCACAGCAACTATAATAGGAAACAATTCAAGCAGGGTGAGGTTCCTGCACCAACCATTAGTCTGCCAATCAGGCGGCCACAACTCCGCACACCATTCCCCTTGAAAGAAGGCACCAAAACCCACGGAGCCAGCCGCATCCGTAAACAATTGAAGCTCAGCATTGGACAACTCATCCCCCAACCAACACGTGTGACCATTGTACCTTCTCAAAAATTCTCTCCACATCAAAACATCCGCACGCATTtgctttgaaatgcgaatatgatGAGAAGGGCAGGAAACGCCCTTGGTGGCCAATGACAAGCGCCTAGAAAAAACACGCCCCATGGGCATAACACGGCAAGCAAAAACCAAGtgtcccagcaaaacctgcaaTTGTCGCAGCGTCACcttccgtacaccacaaaaactttcaaccaACAAGAGCAAACTCTCCAATTTCTCCGTCGGTAGTCTAAAAACCATGGCCACAGAATCAATTTCTATACCCAAAAACGAAATAACCGTTGAAGGGCCCTCTGTCTTCTCAGCGGACAAGGGCACCCCAAACttcagcatgaaaaaaaaaaaagaatccaacAAAAAACCACACCTGGGAGACCCAGCCGGGCCAACAAACAAGAAATCATCCAAATAGTGAATAACCGAACGGCTGCCCGTCTCAAAGCGAACAACCCACTCCAAAAATGATCCAAACATTTCAAAATACCGACAAGAAATAGCACAACCCATAGGCAGGCAAACATCATAATAAAAGGCCCCATCCATCCGGCAACCCAGAAAGTGATAGCATTCCGGATGCACTGGCAACAGGCGAAAAGCCGATTCAATGTCAGACTTCGCCATCAACGCCCCCGCCCCAAAACCCCTTACCAGGGCCACAGCCCGGTCAAACGAAACATAAGAAACCGTTGCATCCTCTCTAGAAATGCCATCATTCACTGAGGAACCTTTCGGATACGAAAGGTGGTGAATCAGGCGAAACTTCCCGACCTCTTTCTTCAGGACAACCCCAAGGGGGGAAACCCGCAAATTATAAAAAGGGGGGGACCTAAAAGGTCCTTCAAAACGACCCAAAGAAACCTCCTTACCAATTTTTTCCCGCAGCACCTCAGGGTACTCCCTGGACGATTTCAAGTTGTCAGGGTAGGAGGAAGAAACCTGACCCAAAATGAAAGGAATAAAGAAACCATAACGAAAACCCTCTAATAAAACCAAAGCGTCCTCCTTATTGGGGTACTGGTCTAACCACGGGCACATCATGTCCACGTTCACCGGGGTCCTTCCCTGCAGCAGCAGAGGGCGCCCGGCCGGTCTGCTTAGCAGCCCGCTGACATCTGACTGCGGCGTGGGACCCCCCGCAGGCAGAACACTCATGCTTGTATTTACACAAGCTGAGGAAACGACAATGTCCCTCGTTAAATAACCAGCAAGCCCCGGGTCGACGCACGGCCGCCGGCCCAGTGGCCCCGGATTGACCAGCGGCTCCCTGCTGAAAGGGCTGCGCCTTCTGCGCCATCATCAAACGCAACCATACATCggtcgccttaacaccccaaccaACATCCGGCTGCAAAGACAAGCGGCGTCGAAATTCCTCGTCATACCGCCACCACGCAGAGCCCCCATGAGCCTTATAAGCACTATACACCGAGTCCATATAAATAAAAAGCTCGGAGCACCGCTCCGGATGCTTTTCACCCATAATACACCCCAAAACTGCAAACGCTTGTAACCAATTGCCCATGGTCTTCGCCACCTTCGGCCTAGTAGGAAAAGTTTTTTCCGACTGGGGCCTACGTTCCTTGTCAATCGTATGTTGGTCCGCAGACACTAGCGACCACAAATCAACATACTGGTTAGaccaaattttctccttcacagcaTCATCAACATAAACACCTAAAGGACTAACACCACAAAAAACAGAATCTTTATATACCCCAACCCTAACCGGGGAGGCCTTACGGGCCGCCGCCGGAACCACACGTTCCGTCGGCTTGCTGTTAACAAGACTAGACAAAACAGATTTAAGCGTAGACAACAAAGCAGCCTGACCCTCCCCCTGCCCCCATGCACCCGCAAAATCAAACTCACCGGTCGGCGCAGGAACAACAGGAGGTGGGACCGGATCCGTTGCAGGAACAGGAGCTGGATCAGCAACCGGCACAGGAGCCGGATCAGACACCGCACGGGGCCGACTGTCACCGCGGGAAGCCCGCCTCGGGGACCTTGAATGATGTCTCCGCCCCTCGCGCCTGCGAGAGCGACGCTCCCGACTCCCTGAGCGATACGAGCTGCGACCAGATGATGAAGGAGACCGCCACCGGGACGAGCGGGACCTACGGGAGCGCACCCTACTCCTAGACTCCCGGCGGGAACACCTGCGGTGATGTCTACAGGACCCAACAGATCTGCTCCAACCGGAGCGGCCAGATCCCCGTGAGGACGACCGCGACCGTCTTGGACGGGAACGGCCCTCTGACCTACTAAGTACTCGGTCACGCGGTGGCTGACTGACTTGCCGCATATTATCAACAAAAAGCAAAGGGGAACTAGCTGAGGCATCTAAAGGTGGCAGATCATCAGATTGGGGCCCCAAATTATCACAAGCATCCTCATAAGGAGGATCAATGCTACTACACCCTAGGACAGGTGGCTGCTGAGGATCCCCAGGCAGTACAGGAACACCCTGGGGTCTAATGGGAACACGGGCCGTGGCAATTGGGGTATCGGGTATTTCCTCAGCAGAGGAAGAGGCATGAGAGGGAGCAGGGGCACCAGCACCCATAACGGCTGGCAATGCAGGGGTTAATACCGGCCGGGAAACTACAGCAGGCTGCCCTGAATTACCTGGAACTGCCGGGACCTGCAGGGAAGCGCGCGAAGCAGCCGAAGAGACCCCCACAGCTTCCTGTGACACCTGACCcggaaggggcggagctacagcccGAGCCGCGGCCACTGCCGCACCAGGGGCCGAAACTACAGCTGAGGAGGCAATGCGGGCAGCAAAGCGCCCCCTCCTACT from Hyla sarda isolate aHylSar1 chromosome 5, aHylSar1.hap1, whole genome shotgun sequence encodes:
- the LOC130274326 gene encoding uncharacterized protein LOC130274326, coding for MRQVSQPPRDRVLSRSEGRSRPRRSRSSSRGSGRSGWSRSVGSCRHHRRCSRRESRSRVRSRRSRSSRWRSPSSSGRSSYRSGSRERRSRRREGRRHHSRSPRRASRGDSRPRAVSDPAPVPVADPAPVPATDPVPPPVVPAPTVSGFSEDVSGCCVGRAPLPPIGLGPAEQRLIPLVESSLAASTWAGHDVQRTMVYFLGHSYFHRAAQRADCRPGGRSLGCGNVEPHWRGIPVFFICKSQLA